DNA sequence from the Hippopotamus amphibius kiboko isolate mHipAmp2 chromosome 1, mHipAmp2.hap2, whole genome shotgun sequence genome:
ACATTCCACATGGCAGAAACAATCCCAGCTCAGGATTTCCTCTCTCCTAAGGGGCAAGACTTCTGCATTTCCCACAGGGCATTTGCAACCGCAAACGAAAATCTAACGAGGGTGCTGAGCAGGACCACCACTTCAGAGCTGACGGGCTGGGCACGGGGAGCGGTGGACAAAGGGAGCTTCGTAGacaatcttcaaaatattttattacaaaatacagTACGGGGCTCGCAgaacgacttttttttttttaatttatttttggctgtgttgggtcttcattgctgcatgagggctttctctagatgtggtgagcgggggatactcttcattgcagtgcatggacttctcactgcagtggcttcccctgttgcagagcatgggctctaggtgcatgggcttcagtagttgcagcacatgggctcagcagttgtggctcatgggctctagagtgcaggctcaatagttgtggtgcagcttagttgctccaggaaatgtgggatcctcccagagcagggattgcacctgtgtcccttgcattggcaggtggattcttaaccactgcgccaccagaaaaGCCCTCCTCATCGATTCTTGAACACTATAGCTCCTGGCTTGCTGTCACTCTCTTTGATTCTTGTCCTAATTTTTGGCTCTTTCACCAGTACCTTTCATGTCTCCAGCTAACTACCTCTAATACAGTATGttccctacatacaaatgagttccattccaagagcgcATTCATAAGtgcaatttgtttgtaagtccaacaaagtctaggtacccaactaacacaatcggctatatagtactgtgctgtaataggtttataatacttgtcacacaaatatataaaaaacaaaccaaaaaaacccacttttaatcttacagtagtACCtttaaaagtacagtagtacagtataacagctggcatacaggggctggcatctagtgaacaggcaagagttcctgactggagaagggagaggaggtgggagacggcagagctgaaggatcgtcagcagtAGGAGACGAAGGGCAAGCTGCAGTGTCACTCACACCTGAAGCTGATGGAacacacatttgcatctttgaaagttcgcaacttgaaggttcatatgcaGGGGACTCACTGTACACAAGCTGTAACTTTTCAACTCCACACAAACTAACAGTCCATCAACCCAGCTGTTTTCACTGTCCTCACCCCCTCACGATCTCATTTCCTTACTTACCCAACTTTGATTCCATGATGCATCATCCATTCTTTCACATAAGTCAACGACACCCTTGTCCCTTTCTCAATTAATTTGTGCTCACCAATGAAAACGTCAACGTTGGTTAAATCATATCTCAGCCTATCCCACATCTGCATCCTCATAGCCGAACATGATAAGAGAAAAGCACACAATCATGCTGACTGGTCTCGCTTTAAGTCCATGACACTAACCTCATGTGGGCCTTAGTGCTGCTAGTAATGCTACTTCCTTCTTTAGTCCATTCACTCCCCTAACAATAAGAGTGAACAACAGAAATAGTCTAGGCACTTATATACGCATTAACTCAATTCTCACAACCACCTTTTGTGATTTTATCTGATCAACAGATGAAGACAACGAAATACAAAATGGtaaaataacttgtccaaagtcacagagctagccAGTGGccgagccaagattcaaacccacgCAGCAGGCTCCAAAGTATGAGCTCTTGACCTCTCTACAAGTATCTCTTATTGTGTGTTCTCTcctaaaactttcaaaacctGACTTCCTCCTTCTCCAACCTGTTTCAGTTGTTACTTTTTCTCCAATAAAGGAACTTCGTAAAGAACTTCCACAGATCCTCACCATCACATCTACACACCTACCTGCATCTGTGCCACATCTCTGCCTTCCCTCTTGAACTATGCACAAACTATTTATTTGCTGTCTAAGCCAACCCTTCCATTTGAGCACTCAGCCCCTGTCCCCTCCCAAGGACACTGCCCTGGCAACTGGCCCCCCTCCCTCCTATAATTATCAGTGTCTGCCTCTCTACAGAGGGATTATCCCACCAGCATACATTCTGTCATTCCATTTAGAAGACTGCATGTTAACAATCATTTTAAATGGGgcttttaattaatgtttaataGAGCTGATTTAAGTTAAATAGGCTAAATTTCTTTAAACAATCACATTTACAATCCAAAGTCCTTTAAGAAACTCAATAGCATTTATACATTTAAGATATTTGAAtttcttgtaaatagcacttCAAATGCTTGCGTCAACAAGCAAAACCTTCCCAAGTACTTAACTCTTATAAATTAAATGTACAGTGATTAACTTCtctgaaatatttcaatatttctgcAAGCTTAGTAACATCTTAAAATACCTTTCAACAAAAATTCAGAAGTCTAAAAATCTGTTAAGGCACTTTAAGTTGGAAATGAAGGCCAATGTTATACATACTGTAATGTGCCAATTATGTTCAAATACTACCTCAAATAGCATATACTATAGTCTGTCCCAATGACTATAAAAATCATTCCTGAACTTAACAAGGAAGTATTGAGAGCTATGGGAATTGTTTCCTAACCTTTTTGAAAATCTGTAATCATTACATATCTCATCTTAAAAATGCAGCATTCTGTGAAGTTCTGTTAAAGGATGTAAGTGGTTTTGGCCCCAGCAGGCAGGCCAGTTCAGAGTGCTGGGATGATGAACTCAAGCTTGGGGAATTAAAGGGTGAATTAACTATTGTAGTAAATTCATTGATAAATGAGAATACCAACCTTGGATGGCTGTGGtaagaatcaaataaaataatgtataggagggacttccctgatggtgcagtggttaagaattcgcttgccaatgaaggggacatggatttgatccctggcccaggaagatcccacatgcctcagagcaactaagcccatgcgccgcaactactgagcctatgctctagggcccctgagccacaactactgagcccaagcgactagagctcgtgctccacgagaagccactgcaatgagaagctcacgcactgcaAGAATAGCCCCTGcctgtcacaactagagaaagcctgtgtgcagcaatgaagacccaatgcagccaaaaataaaaaataaataaaataaatctttaaaaaaaaatgtatgggaAAACCCTTGTCACATGTGACAGCTGATGACAGCTAGTTTTTTGGTAGaattttaatctttcatttttaCTAGTATCCAACTTAGCATATTTATgaagttaaattttcttttaaatataaatttaataaattaagccTTCTTAACATGAAGACACAACTTTGAGCGTGACTAATCTCATAATTACACAGGGAAGCAAACTCCTGGTTTCCTATAAGCCTCTGGGCTGTATGATTGCTTAAATCAATTCATGAAGGGGAAACCAGACCCTATGTCCTTACCACAACATAGAAACATTTTttctactttgaaaaaaatatatctgaattCACAGAGCTGAAATTTTAAGAGGAGACTCCCATTACAAAATCTTCCTTTAACTAAGGACTCTTCTAGTCTAAGACATATTTCCTTACAGATAATTCACTACTTGAGGAAGTGGGGAAGGCAGGAAAGGTAGCAAGTGTAAAATCAGTGTGCTAGAATTACAGCCAGTGACTCTCCATCAGAACTGGTACATCTCAGAAAgccaggaagaaaataagaaccTCTTTATAAAAAATGATTTACATTGAacttaacaacaacaagaaaactattttccaaagcaagCTACTCTGGCTTGGGGCTCTAAAACACAAAATGATATTAAGAATAGAGGGGGACATCAGGAAGCACGCTCGAGCCTCCTAGAtcgcttcctccacaagagggcagacagcaggatcaagcagtgtCAGCAGCACTTCATCTTGACGAACTgacaaccacagccacagaaagacagagaaaatgaaaaagcagagggctttgtaccagatgaagggacaggataaaacccctgaaaaacaacgaaatgaagaggacataggcacccttacagaaaaagaattcagaataatgatggtgaagatgatccaggactttgaaaaaagaatggatgcaaagatcgaaaagtttaccaaagacctaaaagaattaaagagcaaacaaatacagatatgcaacacaatagctgaaatgaaaaatacactagaagaaaccaatagcagattagctgaggcagaagggcgaataagtgacctggaagacagaacggtgatcatcactgatgtggaaaagaagagaaaagaatgaaaagaactgaagacagcctaagagacctctgggacaatgttaaacgcaccaacattcacattataggggtcccagaaggagcagagagaaaggacctgagaaaatactggaagagattatagttgaaaacttccctaacatgggaaaggaaatagctacctaagtccaggaagcacagagagtcccaggcaggataaacccaaggagaaacacaccaagacatatagtagtcaaactgacaaaaattaaagacagagaaatgttattaaaagcaacaagggaaaaacgacaaataacatacaagggaactcccataagggtaacagctgatttctcagcagaaactctgcaaggcagaagggagtggcacgatatatttcaagtgatgaaagggaagaacctacaaccaagactactctacccagcaaggatctcgttcagattcaaaggagaaatcaaaagctttacagacaagcaacagctaagagaattcagcaccaccaaaccaggcctacaacaaatgctaaaggaacttctccaagtgggaaacataagaaaaggacctacaaaaacaaaaacaaaacaattaagaaaatggtaataggcacatacatatcgataattaccttgaatgtaaatggactaaatgcaccaaccaagacacagcctggctgaatggatacaaaaacaagacccatatatatgctgtctccaagagacccacttcagacctagggacacattcagaagcaaagtgaggggatggaaaaagatattccatgcaaatggaaatcaaaagaaagctggaatagcaatactcacatcaggtagactttaaaataaagaatgttacaagagacaagaaaggacattacataaagatcaagggatccatccaagaagagaagataacaattataaatatatatgcacctgcaaataacccaatccacaaatgggcagaagacctaaatagacatttctccaaagaagacatacagatggccaacaaacacatgaaaagatgctcaacatcactcatcatcagagaaatgcaagtcaaagccacaatgaggtatcacctcacaccaatcagaatggccatcatcacaaagtctggacacaacaaatgttggagagggtgtggagaaaagggaactctcctgcactgttggtgggactgtaagttggtacagccactatggaaaacaatttggaggttccttaaaaaactacaaatagaactaccatatgatccagtaatcccactcctgggcatatacccaaagaaaaccataatcccaaaagaaacttgtaccataatgtttattgcagcactctttacaatagccaggacatggaagcaacctaaatgcccatcaacaaatgaatggatacagaagatgtggcatatatatacaatggaatattactcagctataaaaagggatgagatggagctatatgtaatgaggtggatagaactacaatctgtcatacagagtgaagtaagtcagaaagagaaagacaaatattgtatgctaactcacatatacggaatctaaaaatggtactgatgaactcagtgacaagaacagggaagcagatacagggaatggactggagaactcgaggtatgggagggggcggggggtgaaggggaaactgagaagaagcgggagagtagtacagacatatatatactaccaactgtaaaatagtcagtgggaagttgttgtataacaaagggagtccaactcgaggatggaagatgccttagaggactggggcagggagggtgggggggaatcgaggggggggcgtcaaggaagggagggaatatggggatatgtgtataaaaacagttgattgaacctggtgtaccccccaaaaaaataaaaaaaataaaaaaaaaaaaatatatatatgcacccaatataggagcacctcaatacataaggcaaatgctaacaattatgaaagaggaaatgcaaggcacaaatagacacagatgtagagaacaaacacatggacaccaagtagggaaagcagggagggttgggggggaatgaactgggagactgggataccaaattgtacactctaaatatatgctgtttattgcctgttaactgtatctcaataaaagttcttaaaaaaaaaaaattaaaaaaaaaaaaaaaaaaaaagaatgggggggaaaaaaaccctaaatacAGATCAGAGAAAGTGGTTTTCAGAGGCAGGCAGCTACAAGATAAGCtccaaatatatgtataaaagggGCTGAAAGGctattaataaaaagagaaatggcaaattttatcATTCCCCTGACCTGAAGAAAGTTGAAAAGCAGGTAGAGGCTGCATattgagaggaagaggaaaaacatgGTCTGTAAGGCCTACCTGCAGACCTTGTTCTGAGAAGCAGACAAGattacacaaagaaaaagaaaacacagactggtgagcacaatttttaGGTATCAAATCTGCCTCACTACACTCTCCGAATACATGTCAAACTAGTGTCAATTATTCAGAGTTGGCCACCAATTCGCCACACCTGGAAGAGACACAGTCCCATTATCAGCTGAGGTGGAACATGTGACCTGGGATAAATGATGACATCAAGGAGAGAGAGGCAAACTCAGCTGAGGCCTGGGAATCCCAAGCGCACTGATTAGGGTGAAGAAAgaatttatttgttgttgttgccattttttttgttgttgttttccaggacagaaggaaaaaataaagcctcGTTCCTTTGGCAGGGTTCCTAGTTGAAACCCACTCCAGAGTTCTGAATGCCCACTCAAATGCTGAAATAGAACTCtgctatattaaaattaatgtcaaCTTGCCCAAGATGGACATACACTATGACCAAACTGAGATCTTCCAGCTGAAGATGCcatgaaataattcaaaatagcATATGGAAAACCATGTTTAAAAACAGGTCCTTATTTTCCAAGCATAGTTATTCCAGGCTATTTCATAAAATTGCTTctgtaaatagtttttaaaaatgttatcaaaGAGGTTCTCTTCCCAATAGTTAATAGCATCAAATCTATTCCAAGTTAGGAGTTCTTATGTGTCCTATTAAGCACGCACTATGATTCAATCTTCTTGTTCTCTAGAAATCCATCAGATACATTGTGCTGCAACACAGAAGTGCTTTCTTTCCTCGTCATGGTAGCAAAAAGCATATCCATCATCCCCAAGGTTTCTAGTAGTTCTCTTTGGTAATCAATCTCTTTTTCTACAAGTCCTTGAAGTACCAAAAACTTTTTATCAACTACAGGTGACTGACCAATCACAGGTAGATATATATctagaaagacagagaagaaacacATTAACTAGAAACATCTTTCTAAATAATACATTAACAACATttagaaaaagtacaaaaatattaaataaaaaagacacaaaaaaagcTCTACTTACTTCACAATTTATGTTTTACATAAAGTAAACAACCCATCTGAATAAAAGTAtcttaaaaagaattaaagagtgCAGAGGTTCcaatttactttcattttcccattaaaaattaGTCAAATTAGTCATGGTCACTGTAGGTATTtaaggaaaaaacttttttaattataataaccCTGGTGCCAGCAACTAAAAGCCAATCCATTGTAAACATTTTACTCCATTTTAAAATGCACTGATTTACTATTATTGCTTTCTCCATGAAGTCTTTACTGGAGAATTGATAAAGGCAAGGTATAGCAATCTATTTGACTACATTATTTGACATCTCTACTTCTGCAAGTATGCTAGAACTTTTCAAGTTTTAACAACTACTTACCAATAATTATTTCGGCAGCATTAATCAAAACAGGGGCAAATCTTGGCTGGGATAGATTCCTAAAAGGCAAAAATTCTGTTTACTGAAAcctgtaaactttaaaaaaaaaaattcttaaaacagaTTCACTAAACTGTTCTGTCAGTTCTTTTACAAAGCTCATAACTAAAAGTAAATTTGGAGATAAAATTTCAGATGCAAAATATATGCATTTCATAGACATAAAACATACCttatcaaaaaattaagaacacgACTGATTTCCTTTTCATCTCGACCTGCAAGGGCATTTGCAAGGACTCCTCTTCGATTTAGCTCCTTTATGATGGAAACTGTAACCTCAGGCGTCTTTACTGTACAGCTGGGCTAGAAAATGTTTCAGAGTCAACATGAGCACACAAGAcagcacaagaaaaaaatcatagtctTGGAACTCACTAACAAGTACCAAATTTAAAtaggtttttttcttcccagttttGAGTCATGGTAATGGACAAGGCAAGAAacaaaatgattcttttaaaaataagctcctggacttcctaggtggtgcagtggtaaagaatccacctgccaatgcaggggacatgggttcgagccctgccctgggaagattccacatgccacggaacaactaagcccgtgcgccacaactattgaacctgtgctctagagcccgtgagccacaactactgagcccatgtgctgcaactattgaagcccacgcacctagggcccatgctccacaacaagagaagccactacaatgaggcgcctgctcaccacaatgaagagtagcccccactcactgcaactagagaaagcctgtgtgcagcaaagaagatccaacatagccaataaataaattaaaaaaaaaaaaaaaataagctcctTATAGGTTCAcgaattgtaacaaatataccactccggtgggggatgttgataggAGGGGAGGTTATGCACGTGTGGAGCAGgtgatatatgggaaatctctgtacttttccCTCAACtgtgctgtgaacctaaaactgctctttaaaaaagtcttaaaaaaatacacacacacacacacacacacacacacacacacacacacacacacacacacacacatatacattcctCACTCACCTCAAGGACTCTGTCAAGTGCCTTAGAGATCCGGAAGTTTTTCAGATCCCTGTCATACAATTCTAGGTGTTTCTTTGATGGCTTATTGATCAAAATGTCATCCTGCATTGAAAAGTAAATTTACAGAGAAAATCTGTATTCAATATCCATATAGTGCTTCATTCGAAATAAACTTTTTCATGGTGATATTTATTCAGAGTTCCATGGTGTCCTTGAACTATACCATAAATAATGCTCATATGCCCATAATgttgaaatgaaaatggaataacCTGTCACTTCGATGTGTTCTGAGTGTCCTATGATTTTAACTTACGATACATACACAACACCTCCATTCTGGGCAAACATTACTCACTGCAATTCTCTTTACACAGCAAGCAGTGATTcagtagaaagagaaaacaagaatcaGAGTCCCAATAAAGAAATCCTGGATCAATCACAACTAGTCCCAATAAAGAAATCCTGGATCAATCACAACTAGTCCCAATAAAGAAATCCTGGATCAATCACAACTTTTTTATATCTCCATCTTCTCAGATGCCAGATGGAGATATTATTGGCTCCACTCTTTTCCACAGCTGTTTAGGAGACCAAATCAGACAGCAAGTGAAAGACATTGTTCTGAGCACCACAGCATTGTTATGATTCAGGGCTTTAAGAAATACAGTTCTCATTCCCCATTACTTATTAATTTAATGTCCCCAGTGCAGCAATCTGGAGATAAATCTGAGgcagagaaaagcaaaatgaagcTAAATGCCACGTGAACTACACTTTTCAGTAACATGCAGGGATGAAGTTGCCTACTCTAACAAatctcacctttaaaaaaattataagaaatatacaaatacctgttgtttcatgtaattttttcctttaataaaagtTCGATATGCAGGCCTTCTTCTCCTAGGAAGAGACTCCTTCTTTGCTTCAGATTTCCGATGTTTAACACTCAGTATTCCATTGGTCATTCCTACAACTATTGTCTCATCTTCATGCTAACAGCAGTTAGAAAAATAAGTTAGAATATTCCTAACTCATAACTGATCTTACTTTTTCTTCAAATTACCATTTATAGTGTCTGCCACTTATCCATACTTTCATGAAGAGTTCTATTCAGATATAGATCCTCTGCCTAACAATAATCTATGCAAAAAGTtagaataaaatcattttttcctcCAAGATACTGTTATATTGACAGAACTTTTcattatatttggaaattatcACTGGCAGTTTGTATAATAATACACAGTTAATGACATCTTTGgaaactttcaaaataatttttttcgcCACATCctctttccagaaaaagagtTATGTGGTGGCATGACTTTCCACCATCTtgtcaagaaaatattttgtaataacttttccTAATTCAGATTTCTAAAAAATTGTCTATTCCTCCTCAATGGCTCATAAAACTTGACAGTGAACATTCCAGAAAGAGCAGGTAacaaagaaaaggagacagacaTTTCATTCTGTTggctctttttctccccccttcccttttttttttttgtacttagaGAGCCATCTTGACTTTCTGGAGTATTTAACCCTTGAATTAAATGTGTTAAAGAGAGATTTACCTACTTTCCAGTCCTGCCCTTAGTGTTAACAATGCCTACAACACTGTAGTTGGTTTGAAGCTATTCACAGTGAGTGGGATCTAAATCTGAATTCATGCTTAGTTACTGAGACAAGTTATATATTCTAGCAATTGTCTTAACCCAATTATCTAAAGTGGCAAGAAGAAAATTATACTTATTCAAAGATAAAccctaatatttcattttagtttcatttaacAAGCAAGGTTAGTGAAAGCTTTAAAAAGAGCTGAAAGTACTTACTGCAAGTGCAAGACTCAAAATTGAAGCCGCATAATCAAAACTGTGGACTACTTTGTAGGAAGTGGTGCTATATACTTTCACCTtcctaatgaaaaagaaagctttGTCACAAATCATCTTGGAAGTgagtataaaatgtaaaattccacTTTTTGAAAACTCAATATATGAATATTAAAACTTTTAcaacaatgaagaaaaacaatgatTAGTAATATTAGTTACAAATTCATCACTGAATCTCTTTTAAAACTGAACTGCTGACTATTCTGTTTGCATAAAGACTTCAACCAGCCACCGGAAGGACAGACCACTGTCTCCTGAAGATGAAActtgagaataaagaaaaagcattgaTGAATGTCCACTGGAAGTCAAaacagcagggtttctcaacttcACTCGGCATGACTGACACTTTGGGCAGGGTAAGTCTTTGTAAGGGCGGCCGCTCTGTGCACCGCAGGATGtccagcagcatccttggcctctccTCACTACACACCGACAGCACTCCACACCCAAGCTGCGACAACCAAAGCTGTTCAAAGATAGTGCCAAATAGCCCCTGGGAGATAAAAATCATTCTGGGCTGAGAACTACTATGAATAGACCCAACTTAAAGATCAAGTCCCAACTTTCATACTAATACCACTGCAGAGAATttgctatatatttatataacaagGTCCTttgtattagaaatattttctagcttttaaaatatgtatactttttaatAAACATGCTAAAAAACCAAGGCTTTCCATATAGTGCGAAAAAGGAAAGTAAATCCTAGAGCTGGGCCATGGttctagccacatgtggctaatgaGCACTTAACATGTGGccagtgtgggacttccctggtggtccagtggttaggactctgaatttctactgcaaggggcacgggtttgatccctggtcagggaactaaggtcccacagaataacagaaattattttaaaagattaacgtTCACGTGGTTCAATAAAATTCCTCAGGTATATAAATTAAAGCAATAAATTACACCAAGAGAGAAAATAAGTTTGCTATATGTAAATGAgagatcaaaactattttcaactcaacagatttttttcatggaaatcaTTTGGCAGAAATTTACTCTACCACAAACACTGCAAAAATAACTCATTTCCTCAAATAGTAAACATGTGTACATTAAGAATGATCAAGAAAGAAAGTTTAAATGCTAACCTATCCAGTGAGCCAGAGAGTAACCGCTGTCCAGAGCTGCTCAGACATAAACATGTCACAGTTTTATGATGATTTTTCAAAGACACCAGCAACTGTCCTCCTTTTAGCATGTCCCAGACTTTAACATAACGACCtcctataaaaagaaataatcattagTTTGATTATGAAAAGATCTGAAAAGCACTCTTCCCTGGACACTCCACAGCCT
Encoded proteins:
- the UTP15 gene encoding U3 small nucleolar RNA-associated protein 15 homolog isoform X3, coding for MLSQLLQGAVHTVDFTADKYHVVSGADDYTVKLWDIPNSKEILTFKEHSDYVRCGCASRLNPDLFVTGSYDHTVKMFDARTNQSVICVEHGQPVESVLLFPSGGLLVSAGGRYVKVWDMLKGGQLLVSLKNHHKTVTCLCLSSSGQRLLSGSLDRKVKVYSTTSYKVVHSFDYAASILSLALAHEDETIVVGMTNGILSVKHRKSEAKKESLPRRRRPAYRTFIKGKNYMKQQDDILINKPSKKHLELYDRDLKNFRISKALDRVLEPSCTVKTPEVTVSIIKELNRRGVLANALAGRDEKEISRVLNFLIRNLSQPRFAPVLINAAEIIIDIYLPVIGQSPVVDKKFLVLQGLVEKEIDYQRELLETLGMMDMLFATMTRKESTSVLQHNVSDGFLENKKIES
- the UTP15 gene encoding U3 small nucleolar RNA-associated protein 15 homolog isoform X1 gives rise to the protein MAGYKPVAIQTYPVLGEKITQDTLYWNNYKTPVQIKEFGAVSKVDFSPQPPYNYAVTASSRIHIYGRYSQEPIKTFSRFKDTAYCATFRQDGRLLVAGSEDGGVQLFDISGRAPLRQFEGHTKAVHTVDFTADKYHVVSGADDYTVKLWDIPNSKEILTFKEHSDYVRCGCASRLNPDLFVTGSYDHTVKMFDARTNQSVICVEHGQPVESVLLFPSGGLLVSAGGRYVKVWDMLKGGQLLVSLKNHHKTVTCLCLSSSGQRLLSGSLDRKVKVYSTTSYKVVHSFDYAASILSLALAHEDETIVVGMTNGILSVKHRKSEAKKESLPRRRRPAYRTFIKGKNYMKQQDDILINKPSKKHLELYDRDLKNFRISKALDRVLEPSCTVKTPEVTVSIIKELNRRGVLANALAGRDEKEISRVLNFLIRNLSQPRFAPVLINAAEIIIDIYLPVIGQSPVVDKKFLVLQGLVEKEIDYQRELLETLGMMDMLFATMTRKESTSVLQHNVSDGFLENKKIES